The nucleotide sequence GGAATTTATTTCACTACGACATAACAAcaagtgttgttttgtctgATGTTGAGAGACTGACGTGTTTTATTCTGTTACACAGGAACCCAGAGTGGGGACTTCCAGACATGGATGTACTGAGACAACTGGCCTTTGGGAACGGGATGCGTATGGAGAGGATTGTGAGTGGTTTATTGTAGCTGGTGGTAATTACTTTGTAATAACCATGATGTTGCTGTTACACCTGTAACGTCTTATTTCCAGATCGAGATGGAAGAATACTACAAATGCCTCATCTTCAGAAAACTTTAAGAAAAAGCCAAACTGCACAAaggagattttaaaatgttcttattaGTTAACTGTAAAGCTCAATTTATATGAACATTGTATTGACATTAATAAAGTTTGTCAAACCATTTATGTCTGTGTCagaatacagaaaaaaaagatgaagcagGTGGACAATAGGAACCagatatttattaaatataatttcaaaattACGTCAGACAGATCAGTATGATAGAATAAAGAAGTTCACAGATGGCAACTGACCGGCAACAGAAATCACTTATTGGGTGTGTGGTACATACATGCAGCACATCATGTTCACCCTTCAATCATTTCCGAACATCTGGAGAACAAAGtacacttgaaaaaaaaaagaatgcccACCTGTACTTATCATGTAGATACCCTCAACTGTGACTGTTACAACTAAACGCACACACGATGCAGCATCCCATGCTTCTTAATGTTCTTTATGGTATGTTCAGCAACACAagttattttaatataaagggatGTCTAATGCTTTTAGAGTTGCTGGACTGCTTTAGTATGCACATTTTATGGCATGTAGTTTTTTGATTTCAATGACTaatttatggatttatttttactgAGGATAAAACAACCATCAAGCTACTTTTCTAATATCCCCCACAGTGTATAATCTCTGTTTCGTCATCTCAGAAACAACATTAAGACACTAAAAGTCCAAGCAGTGCATAACAAATAAATGCCAAAGCAAGATAAGAGGACCTGGGTGTGTGAGTATCTGTGTGCATAGATGGGATGGAACTGAAAACTACAACTGGAATGTCAAGCCGTGAACCTGATGGAGGTGGAGAGTTAGCGCCATTTATTTCAGCACAAACTCTGGTGCTTCTCATGCGCTCCCCAAACTGCAATATTTAACTTCCATTCCTGAAAATAATTGAAACTTAACATGCAAATTTTGCTTTAGAAAAATATGAGACAAAGGATGgttatgtgatttttttctcctaatttgttatattttcttattcatGTTTAACTTTAATACCACAACTATTTCTGAACTtcagttattcatttattaagGAAGTACTACATACATGTCAGGTGgatagagggaggaggagggtggaggggggTCTGGGTTATGGTGCCCTCTCTCACAGCTTCCACCTCACATTCCCATAATTCAGTGGGAGAGAGGCAAGGAGAGCAACATCATCACAATATTTCACGTTGCCACAACATCATAGCTAGGTGGATGgttggaggtgtgtgtgtgtgtgtgtgtgtgtgtgtgtttccagaggGCATCCTGAGAGTCcagaaggggggaggaaagaccgaaggaagagagaggacgTAGTGTGTGAGTGCCTGCAGCCTGTGAGCTTTCAGTCAAAGGAGATGAGCTGTGCCTCTGCGCTGCCCGGCACAGCCTGAGGGGTCTGCTGCTGTGccacctgctgctgttgctgctgaggGGCACCGGGGGGAGCCACCTAGCAAGAAAGGGACgaaaaagtaaaaacaggaCAATTAATAAAGATTGTCAGTTTCTCGTAAAAAACGCAAATGGGTTTTGTATCAGCTTAGtgtaataataattaacaaCTGACCTGCTGGTACATGGGCTGCTGGCCTGGCATGTATGGCTGTTGGGAGGGCATATTGGGGTCCTGTCCTGGCAATGCTGAAATCATGTTCTGCATGGTGTATGGCTGGTAGCCCATATAACCCATACCATTCGTGGGTGCAGCCTGGGACATGGGAGGCAGACTCTGGGCCTGAGAGACCACATTCTGCACAGAACCAGGATTAAGATAAGTGAGACAGTTccataatataaaatatttgggCAGTACTATAAGTGGTGATCAAGACAGACCTGGTATccctgtgtgggtgtgggttGATAGTTGGAGTAGGGTGGACTTGTAGTGGGTGGAGCCtgaccaggaggaggagcaggctgCCCATTCGAGCCCGCAGCCTGGTACATGTACGTGTTAACCATATTTGGATCTGGATGACGAGAGGACAATCAGTCACACACAGGAGAACACTTAAACAAGAATTAAATCAAATACTTAATAACCAAACATaggatatattttctttttctgaagcATCTGTATCCATCTACTTGTTGACCTCCTCACCTGTGGCAGCACTGGGCATTGCCTGATACTGTGGAGGTGCAGTCTGCCCAGGCTGGTTCATATAGATGTTATGCATAGGTGAACCCTCCACAGAACCAGCAGGACTGAAGGTGCCTGGGTAGCTGGGTGGAGCACCGGGCTGGTACACCACCCCTCCTGCCACATTCGGGGGCAGAGACTGCATCTGTGAAATAGCACATGCAGACAGTTTTAGAGTTTATTTAAATTACAACACCTTAAAGTAAATTCATGTTTACTGCTGATTGCAGTCCAATAGATTATGGTTCATACTGTCCATCTCTCACTATCAAGTGTCTACAGCTTTTGATGTTAGACATTTTTACTGGCCAATTTAAATTATGCACTTTAACCCTCTAATAATATACATGAGATGAAATAGGCTGTTTTCCTAAATAGAGACCACTGCTGTAAGACAGGGTTGGTTAATGTCCAGACTGATAGTATGTAGTAATGATGATGAAGTTCTCTGTGGAAGTGCAGCTGGCGAGATCAGCAGAACCAGTGTTATAGACATAAGTACCTGGGCGTAGGGCAGAGAGAACGCAGGCATCTGGGCTCTCATCTGGATTgtgtgcttctgctgctccaGTCGCATCTGCCTCTCCTTTTCCTGCTCCTGGAGGCGCTGGATGGCCAGCTGTCTTTGCATCTCCAGGTACTCCTGCAGTTCATCGACAAAGACCTCTGAGTACGGTCATAGAATAGAGTATCCATCTGTATGTTAATTTGAGAGCATCATTTCTTTACCTGTTTTTTCTGCCTCATTATCTCCAGTTTCTGCGCCAGCTGgatctgtctctgcctctctgcttcctctgcagCACGACGCAGCTTCTCCCTGTGTTCATCACGAAGGGCGTTGAGAGCTGCCCGGGCGTCGCGCACCTGGGCCAGCTTGTCCTGCAGCCCCTCATAGTACACTGTCAATGTCATAGTTCAGAGGttagacacacagagagacagaaataggTGCAAACACACTCATGAAAAGCTAACACTCACATCGTTTCTCATCCAGCTGGTTGAGGATGTCCAGGAGCTGTGGATGCATGTTATTGATGGACTGGAAGAGGGAGAGCACAGCGCTGTCATTGGTGATGCTGCGTCCACGCATGTGGTTGCTTTTCATCCGGTTAAGGAAAGTGGAGACGGCATTCTGCAGAGCCTTCAGAAACTGCTCATGGTTCTCTTCCGACTCCCCATTCTGGTACTGCTGCTGAAagcagagacaagaggaaggCAAAGAGCAGAGAGTCATTTGTGGTTTGCCTTTTTCACTTCagctaaatattaaaatactgttTCTTACATCCATCCTCAGCATAATATTTCAATATACCTCCACTATGCTGACTGGCTGGACAGGGACATGAGTTTCTACAGGCTGGGTGATTGCTGGAAGGGGCTCTGCCATTGGCACAGGGGCAGGGGCTGATGGGGTGGGACTTTTGCGAGCCTCTTCATGTTTCTTCTCCCAATATGTTCTGTTCAGGTAACGGGCCAGCTGGAACATTGTGACAGACATTAGTATTGCCATGATGTAGCATTTCCATGTATCTATAATAACACAGGTTTTGAAGAAGAGAAGGACAACATAGGTACCTCAGGGTCTACCTCATCAGCTGATGGAGCAGAGGAGTTCTAGAGAGAGCACAGTACAGCAGATAATATATTTCATGATAGTAATATAATAaagtaatacaaatatttgGCAGCATCAATAATTCATTTAACCAGAAGATAATTCTAACCACAGGGGAAGTGTAGAGGGTGCTGACTGGTGGTGCTGAGGAGGTCACTGGGGTGGGATCAGCTTTGGGATACACCGAGTACGAGTTCTTATGcctctgtaaaaacacacatctaTGGGTCAGTTTATCTCTGGAAACCGgctgtaaaaatacaaaattaacaCTTTAGTGTGCGACCCACCATGCGCTCCTTCTCCTCAGCCTCACTTTGGGACAGGGCAATGGccagctgcagctcttcctcctcctgcagtgcTGCCTCATCTCTCTTGGGCGGCATCTGGTAAGGGAAGGGAGCAGTGGTAAGACCAAGGGAGAACAAATGAGGActgcaaagtaaaagtaccCAGTTAGTTCCAAAACAATTACCTGTGACTGTTGGGACAGTGGGCTGGTCAGGTACTCAGGAGGCAGTTCAGGAGTACCTGTGGAACCCGGGGCTTTGCCTTCAGCCTTCCtaagtggaggagagagggaggggtggcTGGTGGGGAAAAGGGGATGAGGGAAGACGGACAACCTTGTTAATCAGAGAAGAGCATTcaaccaaaccaaaaaacagaacaatacaAGAAAGCAACAGCAGAATGCATACAACTGTTAACACTGAAACATTACCTACATTTTGTATTGCAATAACTTGTGTTTATAAGTTATTAATCTTCATTCAGAATTGACTTTGAGGGTAAAACAGAGttttgaaaaatacagaaattataaaaacattaaggCTCTGTGGGATAATTTGTCCTGGACATCATGTCAGTTAGCTCATTACCACTGAGTTATGGCTGCTTGCTCTGTccatt is from Paralichthys olivaceus isolate ysfri-2021 chromosome 5, ASM2471397v2, whole genome shotgun sequence and encodes:
- the hgs gene encoding hepatocyte growth factor-regulated tyrosine kinase substrate isoform X4; translated protein: MGKGGGTFERLLDKATSQLLLETDWESILQICDLIRQGDTQAKYAIGAIKKKLNDKNPHVALYGLEVLESVVKNCGQTVHDEVASKQTMEELKDLLKTEPNVRNKILYLIQAWAHAFRNEPKYKVVQDTYQIMKVEGHVFPEFKESDAMFAAERAPDWVDAEECHRCRVQFGVMTRKHHCRACGQIFCGKCSSKYSTIPKFGIEKEVRVCEPCFELLNNHPSLSPPLRKAEGKAPGSTGTPELPPEYLTSPLSQQSQMPPKRDEAALQEEEELQLAIALSQSEAEEKERMRHKNSYSVYPKADPTPVTSSAPPVSTLYTSPVNSSAPSADEVDPELARYLNRTYWEKKHEEARKSPTPSAPAPVPMAEPLPAITQPVETHVPVQPVSIVEQYQNGESEENHEQFLKALQNAVSTFLNRMKSNHMRGRSITNDSAVLSLFQSINNMHPQLLDILNQLDEKRLYYEGLQDKLAQVRDARAALNALRDEHREKLRRAAEEAERQRQIQLAQKLEIMRQKKQEYLEMQRQLAIQRLQEQEKERQMRLEQQKHTIQMRAQMPAFSLPYAQMQSLPPNVAGGVVYQPGAPPSYPGTFSPAGSVEGSPMHNIYMNQPGQTAPPQYQAMPSAATDPNMVNTYMYQAAGSNGQPAPPPGQAPPTTSPPYSNYQPTPTQGYQNVVSQAQSLPPMSQAAPTNGMGYMGYQPYTMQNMISALPGQDPNMPSQQPYMPGQQPMYQQVAPPGAPQQQQQQVAQQQTPQAVPGSAEAQLISFD
- the hgs gene encoding hepatocyte growth factor-regulated tyrosine kinase substrate isoform X3 encodes the protein MGKGGGTFERLLDKATSQLLLETDWESILQICDLIRQGDTQAKYAIGAIKKKLNDKNPHVALYGLEVLESVVKNCGQTVHDEVASKQTMEELKDLLKTEPNVRNKILYLIQAWAHAFRNEPKYKVVQDTYQIMKVEGHVFPEFKESDAMFAAERAPDWVDAEECHRCRVQFGVMTRKHHCRACGQIFCGKCSSKYSTIPKFGIEKEVRVCEPCFELLNNHPSLSPPLRKAEGKAPGSTGTPELPPEYLTSPLSQQSQMPPKRDEAALQEEEELQLAIALSQSEAEEKERMRHKNSYSVYPKADPTPVTSSAPPVSTLYTSPVNSSAPSADEVDPELARYLNRTYWEKKHEEARKSPTPSAPAPVPMAEPLPAITQPVETHVPVQPVSIVEQQYQNGESEENHEQFLKALQNAVSTFLNRMKSNHMRGRSITNDSAVLSLFQSINNMHPQLLDILNQLDEKRLYYEGLQDKLAQVRDARAALNALRDEHREKLRRAAEEAERQRQIQLAQKLEIMRQKKQEYLEMQRQLAIQRLQEQEKERQMRLEQQKHTIQMRAQMPAFSLPYAQMQSLPPNVAGGVVYQPGAPPSYPGTFSPAGSVEGSPMHNIYMNQPGQTAPPQYQAMPSAATDPNMVNTYMYQAAGSNGQPAPPPGQAPPTTSPPYSNYQPTPTQGYQNVVSQAQSLPPMSQAAPTNGMGYMGYQPYTMQNMISALPGQDPNMPSQQPYMPGQQPMYQQVAPPGAPQQQQQQVAQQQTPQAVPGSAEAQLISFD
- the hgs gene encoding hepatocyte growth factor-regulated tyrosine kinase substrate isoform X2, with protein sequence MGKGGGTFERLLDKATSQLLLETDWESILQICDLIRQGDTQAKYAIGAIKKKLNDKNPHVALYGLEVLESVVKNCGQTVHDEVASKQTMEELKDLLKKQTEPNVRNKILYLIQAWAHAFRNEPKYKVVQDTYQIMKVEGHVFPEFKESDAMFAAERAPDWVDAEECHRCRVQFGVMTRKHHCRACGQIFCGKCSSKYSTIPKFGIEKEVRVCEPCFELLNNHPSLSPPLRKAEGKAPGSTGTPELPPEYLTSPLSQQSQMPPKRDEAALQEEEELQLAIALSQSEAEEKERMRHKNSYSVYPKADPTPVTSSAPPVSTLYTSPVNSSAPSADEVDPELARYLNRTYWEKKHEEARKSPTPSAPAPVPMAEPLPAITQPVETHVPVQPVSIVEQYQNGESEENHEQFLKALQNAVSTFLNRMKSNHMRGRSITNDSAVLSLFQSINNMHPQLLDILNQLDEKRLYYEGLQDKLAQVRDARAALNALRDEHREKLRRAAEEAERQRQIQLAQKLEIMRQKKQEYLEMQRQLAIQRLQEQEKERQMRLEQQKHTIQMRAQMPAFSLPYAQMQSLPPNVAGGVVYQPGAPPSYPGTFSPAGSVEGSPMHNIYMNQPGQTAPPQYQAMPSAATDPNMVNTYMYQAAGSNGQPAPPPGQAPPTTSPPYSNYQPTPTQGYQNVVSQAQSLPPMSQAAPTNGMGYMGYQPYTMQNMISALPGQDPNMPSQQPYMPGQQPMYQQVAPPGAPQQQQQQVAQQQTPQAVPGSAEAQLISFD
- the hgs gene encoding hepatocyte growth factor-regulated tyrosine kinase substrate isoform X1; translated protein: MGKGGGTFERLLDKATSQLLLETDWESILQICDLIRQGDTQAKYAIGAIKKKLNDKNPHVALYGLEVLESVVKNCGQTVHDEVASKQTMEELKDLLKKQTEPNVRNKILYLIQAWAHAFRNEPKYKVVQDTYQIMKVEGHVFPEFKESDAMFAAERAPDWVDAEECHRCRVQFGVMTRKHHCRACGQIFCGKCSSKYSTIPKFGIEKEVRVCEPCFELLNNHPSLSPPLRKAEGKAPGSTGTPELPPEYLTSPLSQQSQMPPKRDEAALQEEEELQLAIALSQSEAEEKERMRHKNSYSVYPKADPTPVTSSAPPVSTLYTSPVNSSAPSADEVDPELARYLNRTYWEKKHEEARKSPTPSAPAPVPMAEPLPAITQPVETHVPVQPVSIVEQQYQNGESEENHEQFLKALQNAVSTFLNRMKSNHMRGRSITNDSAVLSLFQSINNMHPQLLDILNQLDEKRLYYEGLQDKLAQVRDARAALNALRDEHREKLRRAAEEAERQRQIQLAQKLEIMRQKKQEYLEMQRQLAIQRLQEQEKERQMRLEQQKHTIQMRAQMPAFSLPYAQMQSLPPNVAGGVVYQPGAPPSYPGTFSPAGSVEGSPMHNIYMNQPGQTAPPQYQAMPSAATDPNMVNTYMYQAAGSNGQPAPPPGQAPPTTSPPYSNYQPTPTQGYQNVVSQAQSLPPMSQAAPTNGMGYMGYQPYTMQNMISALPGQDPNMPSQQPYMPGQQPMYQQVAPPGAPQQQQQQVAQQQTPQAVPGSAEAQLISFD